A genomic window from Salvelinus namaycush isolate Seneca chromosome 5, SaNama_1.0, whole genome shotgun sequence includes:
- the LOC120047612 gene encoding transmembrane protein 176A-like: MSVTVTKGGGVTVFTVNSKEGSSWPLLCQILGTLCYSPSCSVSQGLRRLQASSQTALGTIQIMVGVLNIGLGAILVSTDYSSSLRWNGVPYWLGGVFIAVGIMCILAEKFPSPCLVGINVLMNLSGAALAITGIVLYAIDLAHCNFWWICNGDNYNWRDDYYGGQVTKPPSDPERDRLLAKCKDAKQIAQMLMNALDIVLIVLAVLQLCVTISSAVLGIKALYKNGKEGKENIRDLEQYKPLLEEVTTNPAA, encoded by the exons ATGTCAGTGACTGTGACCAAAGGTGGAGGGGTGACTGTATTTACTGTGAACTCTAAAGAAGGAAGCAGTTGGCCACTGCTGTGTCAAATACTTGGGACCTTGTGCTACAGCCCATCATGCTCTGTGTCCCAGGGACTGAGGAGGCTCCAAGCAAGTTCCCAGACAGCTCTGGGG ACTATACAGATCATGGTGGGAGTTCTCAACATTGGCTTGGGAGCAATCCTTGTTAGCACGGATTATTCTAGCTCACTGCGATGGAATGGGGTTCCTTATTGGCTTGGTGGTGTG TTTATAGCCGTTGGCATCATGTGTATATTGGCTGAGAAGTTCCCCAGTCCCTGCTTG GTGGGCATCAATGTTTTGATGAACCTGTCAGGTGCTGCTCTGGCCATTACTGGAATTGTGCTGTATGCTATAGACCTGGCACACTGCAATTTCTGGTGGATTTGCAATGGTGACAACTACAACTGGCGAGATGACTACTATGGCGGCCAGGTGACAAAACCACCCAGTGATCCGGAGAGGGATAGACTCTTGGCGAAATGCAAAGATGCCAAGCAGATTGCACAG ATGTTGATGAATGCCTTGGACATCGTGCTCATCGTCCTTGCAGTCCTTCAGCTTTGTGTCACCATAAGCTCTGCGGTGTTGGGTATCAAGGCTTTGTACAAGAATGGAAAGGAGGGAAAAGAG AACATCCGGGACCTGGAGCAGTATAAGCCTCTGCTGGAGGAGGTCACCACTAACCCTGCAGCTTAA
- the LOC120047613 gene encoding 1-phosphatidylinositol phosphodiesterase-like, whose protein sequence is MRTTGKALFCHLYMLLLFVGFCQGKDLFFNDKRLLLPESYKIGWMEAIDDDKLISDITIPGTHDTMALYGGPAAECQAWELGDQLRAGIRYLDLRIFAFENKLYVMHWVVYQHKSFYEVLDTIRAFLSEFRSEAVLIRVKPDLFDKENVEELIGEMIIDDTDVWVKSDMPTMAEARGKMIFVQKSSFKLGIPLLETDSKGDYEVTHIADKENKIVKHLTQASGDCGGDYIVLSYSSGTGIGTLLGMFLTPKKVAEKIDPWLDQYLRQFSSDHSSACFGVIAMDFPGIDLIQTVIKINDW, encoded by the exons ATGAGGACCACTGGGAAAGCTCTGTTTTGccacctctacatgttactgCTTTTTGT AGGTTTTTGCCAAGGAAAGGACCTCTTCTTCAATGACAAAAGACTCCTACTCCCAGAATCCTACAAGATTGGCTGGATGGAGGCCATTGATGACGACAAATTAATCTCTGACATCACCATACCTGGTACCCATGACACCATGGCTCTCTATGGAGGCCCAGCGGCAGAGTGTCAGGCCTGGGAGTTGGGGGATCAGCTGAGGGCCGGCATACGCTATCTGGACCTCAGGATATTCGCCTTTGAAAACAAACTCTATGTCATGCACTGGGTTGTCTACCAACACAAGTCGTTCTATGAGGTCCTTGACACGATCAGAGCATTTTTGTCCGAATTCAGAAGTGAGGCGGTTCTCATTAGAGTAAAGCCTGATTTGTTTGATAAAGAGAATGTTGAGGAGCTGATTGGAGAAATGATTATTGATGATACAGATGTATGGGTGAAGTCTGACATGCCAACTATGGCTGAGGCAAGAGGAAAGATGATATTTGTACAGAAATCCAGCTTTAAGCTGGGCATTCCTCTCTTGGAAACAGACAGCAAGGGTGACTATGAAGTTACGCATATTGCAGACAAGGAGAACAAAATTGTGAAACACTTGACACAAGCTTCAGGTGATTGTGGTGGGGATTATATCGTTCTGAGCTACTCCAGTGGCACTGGCATTGGCACACTGTTGGGCATGTTTCTAACTCCCAAGAAGGTGGCTGAAAAGATTGACCCATGGCTCGATCAGTATCTGAGACAGTTCTCCAGTGACCACAGCAGTGCATGTTTCGGGGTGATTGCCATGGACTTTCCTGGTATCGACCTCATTCAAACAGTCATTAAGATCAATGATTGGTGA